From a single Halobellus ruber genomic region:
- a CDS encoding ABC transporter ATP-binding protein: MTGDDEPLLAVEGLRTTFRTEAGELVAVDGIDFTVGRGETVCLVGESGSGKTVAVESLTGLIDQPPGRIEGTIRLRGTDLTALSDKELRSYRGASIAYVFQNPQDALNHCYSVGWQLIEAIQVHEDVPEAEARARAIDLLDTVGIPDPTSRIDEYPHEFSSGEKQRVMIAMALVSEPDLLVADEPTTALDVTIQAGILQLLDDLKAEYGMGVLFVTHDLATVSRIADRVVVLYAGKVMERGSVLDVFERPAHPYTRRLLACLPGRASELDAIDGAGRGGIAGSLPDPTALPDGCRFASRCAYAEPACSTGDQPPEVDLGEGHHVSCIHYEPGDAPSVLPEPSESAAEAEQSRAEGRSAPDGEPTQQGVIEDE, encoded by the coding sequence ATGACCGGCGACGACGAGCCGCTGTTGGCGGTGGAGGGGCTCCGAACCACCTTCCGGACGGAGGCCGGCGAACTCGTCGCGGTCGACGGCATCGACTTCACCGTCGGCCGCGGCGAGACGGTCTGTCTCGTCGGCGAGTCCGGCTCGGGCAAGACTGTCGCCGTCGAGTCGCTCACGGGGTTGATCGACCAGCCGCCCGGCCGAATCGAGGGGACGATCCGGCTCCGGGGGACGGATCTGACTGCACTCTCGGACAAGGAGCTCAGATCGTACCGCGGCGCATCGATCGCGTACGTCTTTCAGAACCCGCAGGACGCGCTGAACCACTGCTATTCCGTGGGGTGGCAGCTGATCGAGGCGATCCAGGTCCACGAGGACGTCCCGGAAGCGGAGGCGCGAGCCCGCGCGATCGACCTCCTCGATACGGTCGGGATCCCGGACCCGACGAGCCGGATCGACGAGTACCCCCACGAGTTCTCCAGCGGGGAGAAACAGCGCGTGATGATCGCGATGGCGCTGGTGTCGGAGCCGGATCTGCTCGTCGCCGACGAGCCCACCACCGCTCTCGACGTGACCATCCAGGCGGGGATCCTCCAGCTTCTGGACGACCTGAAGGCCGAGTACGGGATGGGCGTCCTGTTCGTGACCCACGACCTCGCGACCGTGAGTCGGATCGCCGACCGCGTGGTGGTGCTGTACGCCGGCAAGGTGATGGAACGCGGGTCGGTGCTCGACGTCTTCGAGCGGCCGGCACACCCCTACACCCGGCGGCTGCTGGCCTGTCTCCCGGGGCGGGCGAGCGAACTCGACGCGATCGACGGGGCTGGACGCGGCGGGATCGCGGGGTCGCTGCCGGACCCGACGGCGCTGCCGGACGGCTGTCGGTTCGCGTCGCGGTGTGCCTACGCCGAGCCGGCGTGTTCGACCGGCGACCAGCCTCCCGAGGTCGACCTGGGGGAGGGCCACCACGTCTCGTGTATCCACTACGAACCGGGCGACGCTCCCTCGGTCCTCCCCGAGCCATCCGAGTCGGCCGCCGAAGCGGAGCAGTCGCGGGCGGAGGGACGGTCGGCGCCCGACGGCGAACCGACCCAGCAGGGCGTGATCGAGGATGAGTGA
- a CDS encoding outer membrane protein assembly factor BamB family protein has translation MSRPPTPDQPSESTVTDRSPRRDSACATDTDASAARPTRRRLLAALGGLAALGSVAGCGGRNGRDRTNTDTSNPTTDASEDRGPVPETVGPWPQARADAGNTGVVAASGPTDDPSLRWSVTSAGAVGATVAQATGTATPGERVYVAGEDGRVAAVGPDGTRKWLTELPEARFPPAVGAGRVVVPVGDALVVLDASSGDRVRSVELPADGFDTPTVAGDRALVGTFSGGVVGVDLGSGTVRWQAGAPSRAHPPVVADGTAYVTARRWEPDDGDRPGVIAAVDVESGEIGWEVGLDGEPTAPPAVRDGVVYAGTNRGRVHAVDAADGGRRWRVPVGEWVTRGPTAAADGVYVVILGEGPAKLDPGGSVAWRSNAGGGTNPVLAKDLVVVGTEDGVAAVDRDTGRTRWRAETDAGVEFDVRVADGRVYAGDRYGTLSALDVGGGEQVWRFPFRPTRMPGPVVGPRTVAGGSRDGGTYDLLATEGTEFPLSGGAATRGVTPAVLDGRDLPDEDPPTGTADGDLLFGDGTRTAGESTEGAAPAETLLGGGVDGSLFRVRTVEYGDSPTDGLGPTPAPTPTPGPDEPTATATPHIDFPRAAPAWTTTLDAEIRSPVTYAGGGAYVGTAGGVVAVDPRDGSERFRVSLGGVVDGAPAVRDGRLFAVTAGGWLVGIDIDAERQNRIDWETALDVGSGAGPTVVDETAFVAGDGGRISAHTTDGDPVWDRPLDADVAGGTAVTDARVVVGTGASEVVALDRADGSVSWRADARGPVRGTPAVAGGSDSTVYAADHGGTLSAFDAADGSVRFRRRIGRWLDAPPAVGHGAVFVADQTGRVYAVVGE, from the coding sequence CGACACCGACGCGTCGGCCGCGCGGCCGACCCGCCGCCGACTCCTGGCCGCGCTCGGCGGCCTCGCGGCCCTCGGTTCGGTCGCCGGGTGTGGCGGCAGGAACGGGCGCGACAGGACGAACACCGACACGTCGAACCCAACGACTGACGCGAGCGAGGACCGCGGCCCTGTCCCGGAAACGGTTGGCCCGTGGCCGCAGGCCCGCGCCGACGCGGGCAACACTGGCGTCGTCGCGGCCTCGGGCCCGACCGACGACCCGAGCCTCCGGTGGAGCGTGACGAGCGCCGGCGCCGTGGGCGCGACCGTCGCGCAGGCCACCGGAACCGCGACCCCGGGCGAGCGGGTGTACGTCGCCGGCGAGGACGGCCGGGTCGCCGCCGTCGGCCCCGACGGCACACGGAAGTGGCTGACGGAGCTGCCCGAGGCCCGGTTTCCGCCCGCGGTCGGCGCCGGCCGCGTGGTGGTCCCCGTCGGCGACGCGCTCGTCGTCCTCGACGCGTCGAGCGGCGACCGGGTCCGGTCGGTCGAGTTGCCGGCGGACGGCTTCGACACCCCGACGGTCGCTGGCGACAGGGCTCTCGTCGGAACCTTCTCCGGCGGGGTCGTCGGGGTCGACCTCGGGTCGGGCACCGTACGCTGGCAGGCCGGCGCGCCGAGCCGCGCACACCCGCCGGTCGTCGCCGACGGCACCGCCTACGTCACCGCTCGGCGGTGGGAACCCGACGACGGCGACCGGCCGGGCGTGATCGCCGCCGTCGACGTCGAATCCGGGGAGATCGGCTGGGAGGTCGGCCTCGACGGCGAACCGACCGCGCCGCCGGCCGTCCGCGACGGCGTCGTCTACGCGGGGACGAACCGCGGCCGGGTCCACGCGGTCGACGCCGCCGACGGCGGGAGGCGGTGGCGCGTACCCGTCGGCGAGTGGGTGACGCGCGGACCGACCGCGGCCGCCGACGGCGTCTACGTGGTGATCCTCGGCGAGGGCCCGGCGAAACTCGATCCCGGCGGCTCGGTCGCGTGGCGGTCGAACGCCGGCGGGGGGACGAACCCGGTCCTCGCCAAGGACCTCGTCGTGGTCGGCACCGAGGACGGCGTCGCCGCTGTCGATCGGGACACCGGCCGAACACGGTGGCGCGCCGAGACCGATGCGGGCGTCGAGTTCGACGTCCGGGTAGCCGACGGCCGGGTGTACGCCGGCGATCGGTACGGCACGCTCTCGGCGCTCGACGTCGGCGGCGGCGAGCAGGTGTGGCGGTTTCCGTTCCGCCCGACCCGGATGCCCGGGCCGGTGGTGGGGCCGAGGACCGTCGCGGGTGGAAGCCGCGACGGCGGCACCTACGACCTGCTGGCGACCGAAGGGACCGAGTTCCCGCTCTCGGGCGGGGCGGCGACCAGGGGCGTCACGCCCGCAGTACTCGACGGCCGCGACCTCCCGGACGAGGACCCCCCGACCGGCACCGCCGACGGCGACCTCCTGTTCGGGGACGGAACCCGGACCGCGGGGGAGTCGACCGAGGGGGCTGCGCCGGCAGAGACCCTCCTCGGCGGCGGCGTCGACGGGTCGCTCTTCCGCGTGCGGACCGTCGAGTACGGCGACTCACCCACGGACGGTCTCGGCCCCACACCCGCTCCGACCCCCACCCCCGGGCCGGACGAGCCGACGGCGACGGCGACACCTCACATCGACTTCCCGCGGGCGGCACCCGCGTGGACGACGACGCTCGACGCCGAGATTCGGTCGCCGGTGACGTACGCCGGCGGGGGTGCCTACGTCGGGACCGCCGGGGGCGTCGTCGCCGTCGACCCCCGCGACGGGAGCGAGCGCTTCCGCGTGTCGCTCGGCGGGGTCGTCGACGGTGCCCCCGCCGTGAGGGACGGTCGGCTGTTCGCGGTGACCGCGGGCGGGTGGCTGGTCGGCATCGACATCGACGCGGAGAGACAGAATCGGATCGACTGGGAGACCGCTCTCGACGTCGGCAGCGGGGCGGGGCCGACCGTGGTCGACGAAACCGCCTTCGTCGCCGGCGACGGGGGCCGGATCTCGGCGCACACGACCGACGGCGACCCGGTATGGGATCGCCCGCTGGACGCAGACGTCGCCGGCGGGACGGCGGTGACCGACGCCCGCGTCGTCGTCGGGACCGGGGCGTCCGAGGTGGTCGCGCTCGATCGGGCGGACGGTTCGGTCTCGTGGCGCGCCGACGCCCGCGGCCCCGTACGCGGAACGCCGGCGGTTGCAGGCGGGTCCGATTCGACGGTGTACGCGGCCGACCACGGCGGGACGCTCTCGGCGTTCGACGCCGCCGACGGGTCGGTCCGGTTTCGGCGCCGTATCGGCCGGTGGCTGGACGCGCCCCCGGCGGTCGGCCACGGCGCGGTGTTCGTCGCCGATCAGACCGGCCGCGTGTACGCCGTCGTCGGCGAGTAG
- the cutA gene encoding divalent-cation tolerance protein CutA, which yields MPTVYATAPRDAADDLARFLVENRLAACVNVVDCDSVYRWDGTLYDDEAEAILFAKTTAERYPDLKRELEAEHPDDVPCIERFDAVDTLEAYADWVGREVR from the coding sequence ATGCCCACAGTCTACGCCACAGCCCCCCGCGACGCGGCCGACGACCTCGCGCGCTTCCTCGTCGAGAACCGACTCGCAGCGTGTGTCAACGTCGTCGACTGCGACTCCGTCTACCGATGGGACGGAACGCTGTACGACGACGAAGCGGAAGCGATCCTGTTCGCGAAGACGACCGCAGAGCGGTATCCCGACCTGAAGCGGGAACTCGAAGCTGAACACCCCGATGACGTGCCCTGTATCGAGCGGTTCGACGCCGTCGACACGCTGGAGGCCTACGCCGACTGGGTCGGTCGTGAGGTACGATAG
- a CDS encoding ABC transporter substrate-binding protein: protein MPRGRHATRETGVPSITRRQWLAALGVGTTTALAGCSANDDGEETGTTDGGDTTDGTPSVSGTYDTVTASSFSTLNPLYNTSSGAGTAIGRALDQGYTFDLDGEYFPLLYDMSTDDDGSVWVFEIREGLSFGDPYGAVTAESFVYQIQELHQTDWAATAQSSSWDGVTVEQTGELEFQAELEQAQLLWPESYDPLLFPIPRALVEPYVDEEDAEGLQQDEDLLNLTFTGNLGGFVLDEWERGAGTTYSRNDDYYIQDIDEGPDLFANAPYFEGATIDVVEERASRLAALETGEADSAGIPPERFSEFQEKPNVSTYRIPQPFNRILSVNMRDNGWNAGPGNLFRYIPFRQGLAAAIGKEELIAGIFRGLAQPHFTWQPSWSEWYPGDDAITQFGVGDQYGGEVARGLVEEALAESEFDYRFDGGTLVTPEGETVTLDLYHLAGGETSQLIAEYIAGEFGDKFGIDVTVEAIDGVRFQRDYWTGEPQGGTDTVNGEEVTWNQPTPNNPGPRSVTSAESWDMSIVYGLNTYPQNPLTNQVFFDGANSFYNPVGYYPEFDAAGIFQRAREASSEEGLQGPFTELFENLAAEQPYVMLAFGDDLVGYNPDLVGPAEDFFNGWDFPAWYFDE, encoded by the coding sequence ATGCCACGAGGGAGGCACGCGACACGAGAGACGGGGGTTCCGTCGATCACCCGCCGGCAGTGGCTGGCCGCCTTAGGCGTGGGGACGACGACCGCCCTTGCGGGATGCTCCGCGAACGACGACGGGGAGGAGACCGGCACGACCGACGGCGGCGACACCACCGACGGAACCCCGTCGGTATCGGGGACGTACGACACCGTCACCGCGTCGTCGTTCTCGACGTTGAACCCGCTGTACAACACCAGTTCAGGTGCGGGCACCGCGATCGGTCGCGCGCTCGATCAGGGGTATACGTTCGATCTCGACGGCGAGTACTTCCCGCTTCTGTACGACATGTCGACCGACGACGACGGATCGGTCTGGGTCTTCGAGATCCGGGAAGGGTTGTCGTTCGGCGACCCCTACGGCGCGGTCACAGCCGAGAGCTTCGTCTACCAGATCCAGGAACTCCACCAGACCGACTGGGCGGCCACGGCGCAGTCGAGCTCCTGGGACGGTGTCACCGTCGAACAGACCGGGGAACTGGAGTTTCAAGCGGAACTCGAACAGGCGCAACTGCTGTGGCCCGAGTCGTACGATCCGCTTCTGTTCCCGATCCCGAGAGCCCTCGTCGAGCCGTACGTCGACGAGGAGGACGCCGAGGGGCTCCAACAGGACGAGGACCTGCTGAACCTGACGTTCACCGGCAACCTCGGCGGGTTCGTCCTCGACGAGTGGGAGCGCGGCGCGGGCACGACCTACTCCCGCAACGACGACTACTACATCCAGGACATCGACGAGGGGCCGGACCTCTTCGCGAACGCGCCGTACTTCGAGGGCGCGACGATCGACGTCGTCGAGGAGCGGGCCTCGCGACTGGCGGCCCTGGAGACCGGCGAGGCCGACTCCGCGGGGATCCCCCCGGAGCGGTTCTCGGAGTTCCAGGAGAAACCGAACGTCAGCACCTACCGGATCCCGCAGCCCTTCAACCGGATCCTGTCGGTGAACATGCGCGACAACGGATGGAACGCCGGCCCCGGGAACCTCTTCCGCTACATCCCGTTCCGCCAGGGACTGGCGGCCGCGATCGGCAAAGAGGAGCTCATCGCCGGGATCTTCCGCGGGCTAGCACAGCCACACTTCACCTGGCAGCCGTCCTGGTCGGAGTGGTACCCCGGGGACGACGCGATCACGCAGTTCGGGGTCGGCGACCAGTACGGCGGGGAGGTCGCCCGCGGGCTGGTCGAGGAGGCGCTCGCGGAGTCGGAGTTCGACTACCGCTTCGACGGCGGCACCTTGGTCACGCCGGAGGGCGAGACGGTCACGCTCGACCTCTATCACCTGGCCGGCGGGGAGACCTCACAGCTGATCGCGGAGTACATCGCGGGGGAGTTCGGCGACAAGTTCGGGATCGACGTCACCGTCGAGGCCATCGACGGCGTCCGCTTCCAGCGGGACTACTGGACCGGGGAACCCCAGGGCGGCACCGACACCGTCAACGGCGAGGAGGTCACGTGGAACCAGCCGACGCCGAACAACCCCGGGCCGCGGAGCGTCACGAGCGCCGAGTCGTGGGATATGTCCATCGTCTACGGCCTGAACACCTACCCGCAGAACCCGCTCACGAACCAGGTGTTCTTCGACGGCGCCAACTCGTTTTACAACCCCGTCGGCTACTACCCCGAGTTCGACGCCGCCGGGATCTTCCAGCGGGCCCGGGAAGCGAGTTCCGAGGAGGGGCTCCAGGGACCGTTCACCGAGCTCTTCGAAAACCTCGCGGCGGAACAACCCTACGTGATGCTCGCGTTCGGCGACGACCTGGTCGGCTACAACCCCGACCTCGTGGGGCCGGCCGAGGACTTCTTCAACGGCTGGGACTTCCCGGCGTGGTACTTCGATGAGTGA
- a CDS encoding ABC transporter permease yields MSTDTDAGTEEAQRFDQVDWEAYAGGRTTQPSINTVLFALTAAPVLALAVYNWVAVGQRETALGALAAATNLERVFGTLGLDFRIAAVDYAFAVTLLLFVWYLVLPLYQHPRITRHYWRRFRRNRPALVSLAWLLVVFGGGLLGPLVLNAPEQNVLAGHQPPIGLSIDQANVPQCVGEVVDGRCQGTWQYPLGTTRGGVGVFTGVVYGMTISMKIAFITTTIVAGVGITVGTVSAYAGGWVDEVAMRAVDIVLSFPTLLFFLLILYAYGAGLGMFIVVFSAFGWGGTARYVRSKALSVSEEEFVKAGRLSGASTRRIVRRHVVPNTASSIITQLTLLIPGFLLAEAQLAFLGLGDSSIASWGQLIAAGRSDLAFAPWIVLAPGIVLFLTILAFNFLGDALLDAVDPEATTEAER; encoded by the coding sequence ATGAGTACTGACACCGACGCGGGAACGGAGGAGGCCCAACGGTTCGATCAGGTTGACTGGGAGGCGTACGCCGGCGGCCGGACGACGCAACCCTCGATCAACACGGTACTCTTCGCGCTCACGGCCGCGCCGGTCCTCGCGCTGGCGGTCTACAACTGGGTCGCCGTCGGACAACGGGAGACCGCCCTCGGTGCGCTCGCGGCGGCGACGAACCTGGAACGCGTCTTCGGGACGCTCGGACTCGACTTCCGGATCGCCGCGGTCGACTACGCCTTTGCGGTCACGCTCCTGCTTTTCGTGTGGTACCTCGTCCTCCCGCTGTACCAGCACCCGCGGATCACCCGCCACTACTGGCGGCGGTTCAGGCGGAACCGCCCCGCCTTGGTGAGCCTGGCGTGGCTGCTCGTGGTCTTCGGCGGCGGCCTCCTCGGGCCGCTCGTCCTGAACGCCCCGGAGCAGAACGTCCTCGCGGGCCACCAGCCCCCGATCGGGCTGTCGATCGACCAGGCCAACGTCCCCCAGTGCGTCGGCGAGGTCGTCGACGGGCGGTGTCAGGGTACCTGGCAGTACCCCCTGGGGACCACCCGCGGCGGAGTCGGGGTGTTCACTGGCGTCGTCTACGGGATGACCATCAGTATGAAGATCGCGTTCATCACCACCACCATCGTCGCCGGCGTGGGGATCACCGTCGGAACCGTCAGCGCCTACGCCGGCGGGTGGGTCGACGAGGTCGCGATGCGCGCCGTCGACATCGTGCTGTCGTTCCCGACGCTCCTCTTTTTCCTCCTGATCCTCTACGCCTACGGCGCGGGACTCGGGATGTTCATCGTCGTCTTCTCGGCGTTCGGGTGGGGTGGGACCGCGCGGTACGTCCGGAGCAAGGCGCTGTCGGTCTCCGAGGAGGAGTTCGTGAAGGCGGGGCGGCTGAGCGGCGCGAGTACCCGCCGCATCGTCCGTCGGCACGTCGTTCCGAACACCGCGAGCAGCATCATAACCCAGCTCACCCTCCTGATCCCGGGCTTTCTGCTCGCTGAGGCACAGCTCGCGTTCCTCGGCCTCGGCGACTCCTCGATCGCGTCGTGGGGACAGCTGATCGCGGCCGGCCGGAGCGACCTCGCCTTTGCGCCGTGGATCGTTCTCGCGCCGGGGATCGTCCTCTTTCTCACGATCCTGGCGTTCAACTTCCTCGGCGACGCGCTGCTCGACGCGGTCGATCCCGAGGCGACGACGGAGGCGGAGCGATGA
- a CDS encoding ABC transporter permease — protein MGLARYVALRVGWAAVVSFIIVTITFGLLAAAPNPSVQQAATQAALEGGNPQEAVERQRQLRGLDEPLHVRYMDFLRGVYTLEWGWSDYRSQPVTEALADAIFYTAQYSIPWTILTVLLGPLIGVYSAANMYTWRDHAATGFAFFGYAIPNFFFGIILLLIFGVWLEWIPIVYRTEVPTFSLANARQLAVPVFVLVTGSIGAIMRVSRNESAAFRNATFMKTAKAKGVSPLRAYAYHVMRPTLVPLSTTLVGQLLAIFLGSSLLVEVVFGIPGLGRLTFNALVAQDTNLVLGATLLFTFLAVVGNLLEDLAFTVLDPRISYDDRDL, from the coding sequence ATGGGGCTAGCCCGATACGTCGCGTTGCGGGTCGGGTGGGCGGCGGTGGTGTCGTTCATCATCGTCACGATCACGTTCGGACTGCTCGCCGCCGCACCGAACCCCTCGGTCCAGCAGGCCGCCACTCAGGCGGCCCTCGAGGGCGGGAACCCCCAGGAGGCCGTCGAGCGCCAGCGCCAGCTCCGCGGGCTCGACGAGCCCCTCCACGTCAGGTATATGGACTTCCTCAGGGGCGTTTACACCCTCGAGTGGGGGTGGTCGGACTACCGGAGCCAGCCGGTGACGGAGGCGCTGGCCGACGCGATCTTCTACACCGCCCAGTACTCGATCCCCTGGACGATCCTGACGGTCCTGCTCGGCCCCCTGATCGGGGTGTACTCCGCAGCCAATATGTACACCTGGCGTGACCACGCCGCGACCGGGTTCGCCTTCTTCGGCTACGCCATCCCGAACTTCTTCTTCGGGATCATTCTGCTCTTGATCTTCGGGGTGTGGCTCGAGTGGATCCCGATCGTCTACCGAACTGAGGTTCCGACCTTCAGCCTCGCAAACGCCCGCCAGTTGGCGGTGCCGGTGTTCGTCCTCGTCACGGGGTCGATCGGCGCCATAATGCGCGTCTCCCGCAACGAGTCGGCGGCCTTCCGGAACGCGACGTTTATGAAGACAGCGAAGGCGAAAGGCGTCTCGCCGCTGCGGGCGTACGCCTACCACGTGATGCGGCCGACGCTGGTGCCGCTGTCGACGACGCTCGTGGGGCAACTGCTCGCGATCTTCCTCGGGTCGTCGCTGCTGGTCGAGGTGGTCTTCGGGATCCCCGGGCTGGGTCGGCTGACGTTCAACGCACTCGTCGCACAGGACACCAACCTCGTGCTCGGGGCGACGCTGCTCTTTACGTTCCTCGCGGTGGTGGGGAACCTCCTCGAGGACCTGGCCTTTACCGTCCTCGACCCCCGGATCAGCTACGACGACAGGGACCTATGA
- a CDS encoding YeeE/YedE family protein — MVSALIVAAVVGIGIGVFLQKGRFCFVNAFRDLFAYEDSRMTKGVLAATLLTMICWGIAYQLGYYQGLWTPGWGPTGLIGGFVFGVGMTYAGGCASGTLYRAGEGYLHFWLTLLAMGVGYVAFSVVFPTLRGVYFAPLTFSGGVSLFAISPVPAGLLAVGVAAVAVLAYATVLGWRSGVGDAVERTNVVSGRPTILLAPLVGLRRFSRGTVAYARGLLRTWRTPVAASRRPWDPRTAALGITGMAVLWFTQVSIVGITGPEARWTGYLLSQVGVDAGGFEYWGSVLFGGQGVRVTVDMVMIAFVIVGAAVAALWSGDFALRVPKRRRLPNALGGGLLMSVGSRLAPGCNVGNIYSGLAELSAHSFVASIGIVAGVYAMTHWLYRDAGCAI; from the coding sequence ATGGTGTCGGCCCTCATCGTCGCGGCGGTCGTCGGGATCGGCATCGGGGTGTTCCTCCAGAAAGGGCGGTTCTGTTTCGTGAACGCCTTCCGGGACCTCTTCGCGTACGAGGACTCCCGGATGACCAAAGGCGTCCTCGCAGCGACGCTACTCACGATGATCTGTTGGGGCATCGCATACCAGCTGGGATACTATCAGGGTCTGTGGACGCCGGGGTGGGGGCCCACCGGTCTCATCGGGGGGTTCGTCTTCGGCGTCGGGATGACGTACGCCGGCGGGTGCGCCAGCGGAACGCTGTACCGCGCCGGTGAGGGATACCTCCACTTCTGGCTCACGCTCCTGGCGATGGGCGTCGGCTACGTCGCGTTCTCCGTCGTCTTCCCGACCCTCAGGGGCGTCTACTTTGCGCCGCTGACGTTCAGCGGGGGGGTCAGCCTGTTCGCCATCTCGCCGGTCCCGGCGGGCCTGCTCGCCGTCGGCGTCGCGGCAGTCGCCGTCCTCGCTTACGCGACGGTGCTCGGCTGGCGGAGCGGCGTCGGCGACGCGGTCGAGCGGACGAACGTCGTGTCCGGCCGGCCGACGATTCTCCTCGCCCCGCTCGTCGGCCTGCGTCGGTTCAGCCGAGGAACCGTCGCGTACGCGCGAGGGCTCCTCCGGACGTGGCGCACCCCCGTCGCGGCGAGCAGGCGCCCGTGGGACCCCCGGACGGCCGCGCTCGGTATCACCGGGATGGCCGTACTCTGGTTCACCCAGGTGTCGATCGTCGGTATCACCGGTCCGGAGGCCCGCTGGACGGGCTATCTGCTCTCGCAGGTCGGGGTCGACGCCGGCGGCTTCGAGTACTGGGGGTCCGTCCTCTTCGGCGGACAGGGGGTCCGTGTGACGGTGGATATGGTGATGATCGCGTTCGTCATCGTCGGCGCGGCGGTCGCCGCGCTGTGGAGCGGCGACTTCGCCTTGCGCGTTCCGAAGCGGCGTCGCCTCCCCAACGCCCTCGGCGGCGGGTTGCTTATGAGCGTCGGCTCCCGGCTCGCCCCCGGATGTAACGTCGGGAACATCTACTCCGGGCTCGCCGAACTCTCGGCCCACTCGTTCGTCGCGTCGATCGGGATCGTCGCCGGCGTGTACGCGATGACACACTGGCTCTACCGCGACGCCGGCTGTGCCATCTGA
- a CDS encoding ABC transporter ATP-binding protein has product MSEEPLLSVRDLKKHYTSSRGGLFSRETTRVRAVDGVSFDVYPGEALGLVGESGCGKSTTASSMLRLTEPTSGEVIFNGGGRGGAVRNDDGTHPNDVTRFDRQELKAFRRDAQLIFQDPTSSFDPRMSVGASVGELPLVHGMKDPERRRAIVEDLLERVGLSAEDYDRYPHEFSGGEKQRLALARALVLNPELLVADEPVSALDVSIQADILALIDDLRTAFGLSVLFISHDISVVRELCDRTAVMYLGEIVEIGPTEAVFENPQHPYTEALLSAVPTPDPRSRGDHIQLTGSVPSPSDPPSGCRFHTRCHRVIQPEGVDLDQSVWRRLLDFRERVVAGDIDAESVRERLRADVEAHGGADASTERAAANDGGEVRTDADDAARVRAAYDLPATLSDPTAERAVADAVAALLAGEDDRAAAGLADAFTTPCAETVPEFTDHGAGHRAACIRHRPDYDGFDAG; this is encoded by the coding sequence ATGAGTGAGGAGCCGCTTTTGTCGGTCCGCGACCTGAAGAAGCATTACACGAGTTCGCGAGGCGGGCTTTTCTCCCGGGAGACGACCCGGGTACGCGCCGTCGACGGCGTCAGCTTCGACGTCTACCCGGGGGAGGCGCTCGGGCTCGTCGGCGAGTCGGGGTGTGGAAAGTCCACGACAGCCTCGTCGATGCTCCGGCTGACGGAGCCCACCTCCGGGGAAGTGATCTTCAACGGCGGGGGCCGTGGGGGCGCAGTCCGCAACGACGACGGCACCCACCCCAACGACGTGACGCGGTTCGACCGGCAGGAGCTGAAGGCGTTCAGGCGGGACGCACAGCTGATCTTCCAGGATCCCACGTCGAGTTTCGACCCGCGGATGTCGGTCGGGGCGTCGGTCGGGGAGTTGCCCCTAGTACACGGGATGAAAGACCCCGAGCGACGGCGGGCGATCGTCGAGGACCTGCTCGAACGGGTTGGGCTCTCGGCGGAGGATTACGACCGGTACCCCCACGAGTTCTCCGGCGGGGAGAAACAGCGGCTGGCGCTTGCGCGAGCGCTGGTCCTCAACCCCGAGTTGCTGGTGGCCGACGAGCCGGTGTCGGCGCTCGACGTGTCGATCCAGGCCGACATCCTGGCGCTGATCGACGACCTCCGGACGGCGTTCGGGCTCTCGGTACTCTTCATCAGCCACGACATCTCCGTCGTACGGGAGCTCTGTGACCGGACCGCGGTGATGTACCTCGGGGAGATCGTCGAGATCGGGCCCACGGAGGCGGTGTTCGAGAACCCCCAGCACCCCTACACCGAGGCGTTGCTCTCGGCGGTGCCGACCCCGGATCCCCGGTCCCGCGGCGACCACATCCAGCTCACCGGCAGCGTTCCCAGCCCGTCGGACCCGCCGTCGGGCTGTCGGTTCCACACCCGGTGTCACCGCGTCATCCAGCCCGAGGGCGTCGACCTCGACCAGTCGGTCTGGCGGCGCTTGCTCGACTTCCGCGAGCGGGTCGTCGCCGGCGACATCGACGCGGAATCGGTCCGTGAACGGCTTCGAGCGGACGTGGAGGCCCACGGCGGGGCGGACGCCTCGACCGAGCGGGCGGCCGCGAACGACGGCGGCGAGGTACGAACCGACGCCGACGACGCCGCACGGGTTCGGGCGGCCTACGATCTGCCGGCGACGCTCTCAGACCCCACAGCCGAACGGGCCGTCGCGGATGCGGTCGCTGCGCTGCTGGCCGGCGAGGACGACCGCGCGGCCGCGGGACTCGCCGACGCGTTCACGACGCCGTGTGCCGAAACCGTCCCGGAGTTCACGGATCACGGTGCGGGCCACAGGGCGGCGTGCATCCGGCACCGTCCCGACTACGACGGGTTCGACGCCGGATGA